A segment of the Elaeis guineensis isolate ETL-2024a chromosome 6, EG11, whole genome shotgun sequence genome:
ACTCGGCATTCTGGAGCCACTCCACAAAGGGCTTTGCATTCTTCACCGCCTGAGAGTTATTGCCACCTGCCAGTTCTTCCTTGTACCACTGGACTATGCTCTCCTCTTCCAGCACATCTCCATCATAAAGGACCTTCAGAACAAGAGCGACCTCTTTCACAGCATCTGCACCACACTTGCTACAGAAGGCTTCTATGGCTCGGAGCAAAAGCACCTGGGATCCTTCATCCTTTACAGCAGCAGCAACATAGTTCTTTTTCTTACCCACCTCTTTAGCAAATCCTTTCCCAGCACCATCAAAGAGTGCTTCAAACAGGGCTGTAATGACTTCCTGAGGAGACTCGGTAACAGAACACAAAAAGGTGCAAAGCTGGCTTGGCGTGGATCCCTTGTTCAGGTTGCCCTTGATCTCCTTAAGCAAGGTTTCATAACTATTAGCTTTGACACCATTTTGGGCTGCACCAGGCTGCTCTTCAGCTTTCGCACTTCCATTGGCAAGTCCCTCTTTCTTTGGCTTCTGTGGCTTCTTCTCCTGGTCTGGCTCATTGGTTGAGAGCATCACCATCTCAGCAGTCGCAGCATTCAGTTGTTCTTGGATACGCTGTTTTGCAGCCTCAAGCGATGTATCTGCCTGCCACTGcacatcatcatcgtcatcatcaTCAGCCGTATTATCACCACCATTTTGGCTGCCAGCAGGTGAAGCTGAACGATCCTCATCAGAGCCACCACCAGCTTTCTTCTTCGTAGCAGCAACCTTCGAAGAAGCTCCATCCTTGGATGTGGTGGTTCCTTTCTTTTTTGCTTCCTTCTTCAGCTTCTTCTGCTCCTCATCAGCAGCCTCCCCTTCCTTTAACCGCTCCTTCTCTGCCCTCCTCAGTGCCTTCTTCTTGTCCTTTGCTCCCTTCTTCAGTTCAGGGGGGTTCTTCAAGATGAAGGTTGTTAGCTTGTCCCTCATGTCAACGTCTGACACAAAGCCACAGGCTGCACATTTCAGTGTTATCATCTGGTTCTTGGTGATGATGATCTCTGTCTCAGGGTTGCCACATCCATAGCATTGAACATATTTCTTGATGAAATTCTCCAGAAGCCCAGCCAGCTTCACAGTGTCATGGGCCCCATTGACCAGGGAAGTCCCTGCTTTCTCATCAAACTTCGACTGTGCCCCAAGCTCACATCCAAAATATTTTGTTGTGTAAGAAGCTGGCCTAGCCAGCGCCTTTGCAACATCCACCATGTTGACAATGTTAGTCTTGATGCCATTTCCACGGCCTTCTATTTTGGTTATCATCTTGGGCATTTTGTACCTATAGAAGGCATCGTCGCTGTTGGAAGCACCAATATTCTGCAAagccatctttgctgatgattccTTACCGATAGAGGCTGTGAGAATCTCAGAGGTAGGAAGCACCAGAAGCAAAAGAGTAGTTGTTTCCTTCAAGTATACCGAGCAGATTTTCTGCAAGGAGGGGACGTTGCATACAATAGCAAGGTGTAGAATGTTGAAGTGGCCCGTGATGCATGCAGCCAAACCTCTCCCGAGGGAGCCTGTCCCTTTTTCTCGATGTAGGAGAATATTCTCCAAGCAATCCAATTGATCCCAAGTAGAGCGAGGCTTGTTCAGACATAAACGAAGCTTCAATTTTGACACCCTCCACTTTCTCAACAATGCAATAATATAGACAGATTTTCCAACTTCCTGAAGTAGGTAAACCAAATACCAGATGGTTAAACCAAAAGCATAAAAAGGTAAAATGATATTGAATTGAAATATGCAAAAAACCATATATCGGTGTCAAATGTAATTATTTTGATACAGTACCAGCTTCTTACAGTTGAATATTTATTTGGATAACATTACCTTACAATGTTATATTAATTAGACAACAGTCCTCTCCTCCATTTGGTTACTACTGCCTCATCTATTTTTTCCTTCCTCGGATCAATATAAACCAGACAAAGCACAAGGAACTAGATTCTTCAGACTAAATAATACTATTGGATCGGTCACTGTTTTGATTCTAGCACCAAAAGAATTTCTAAAAATCTTCTTGCGATCATGAAATCCTACTATGGAACTAGAACACATTCATGCATAAAAGCTTCACATCCGAGCACATGAATTCTTAGGAAGCTTCTCATCTTCTCATCCCAATGCAACCATGCTGTAGCCGCACCAAATCAAAACTCGGCACACGAGAAGGGGGAAGGGGTTACCAAGTCTTGGTACGTAGACCGACACCAGTATGTACTGACATTTTTCCAGCATAGTACTAGTATAGGGTCCAGTACCAAGAAGAAGAGCCTTGCTTTATGTTCACACTGTTGTATATGAAATAATTACAGGAGATGACATTCGCCTTTGCAACGTGAATCTGGACTCCAATATGCTTGGACCAGTGGCTCATCAGCCATTTCAGTAAATGAATATTTACTGCATCCAGACTGTAGATGCAACATTTTTCATCCCTATTGCTCCAAGATGTGTATGACTTAGCAGTCAGTCATATCTAGCTATTCTATCACAAAAGTTATAGATAAATGTCCTCAAATGCAAGAAAGTGAAAATATACATACAATTTaacaattaaaaaaaagaagaccAGTCTCTACAAATGCATAGTCAAAATGCCTAtgctataattatattaaatatcatAGCTATTTGAAATATGAATGGGTTAACAATGCATGTATTCATGAATGATAATATGCATCCACTATATATCATTTGCGCTGCAAAAAACTAAGGGAGTGTTTGGTTCACAACTTGAACTTGGAATGGATTGGAATAAAATTGGAATGGCCATATCCCCAAAACATTTGGTTCATAAACCGgaatcagaatgaaaatttgaatccttaaAGAAAAGATGGGTCTTAGGGGGACTGGACCATTCCAATTCTATCCCATAATCAGAATTACAATGGAACTCCCACCAACCAAATAGTTGGAATAGGAGTCACCCATTCCTATTCCAGGCCCcaactccccccaaccaaacacccgCAAGTCCATTAACCCAAATATATAGAGATCCATTCAGTTTTTGCTTGGTCATATTGAAAAGGTAATCAAGTTCAGCCTGTAAACCAATTATACAAGTCATCACGCCAAGCTTGAGTTTctttaaacaaaataaaaaattaccgaTTGTATATAAGAACCAAATTGCCAGCTTCTCAAAGTAATTGTAAATGGCTTGACTGATTTAACCAAAGAAGAGGAAAGACAGAATTGCAGATCATTAGCACCAAATTAATCTATGATAGAACAAGCTGTAAACAAGGATCGAAATGACAACATGACTTCAACAGCATGGCGAGGCTTATATAACAGTTTACAATTGTAGTTCAGTCTTAGACCAACTTATTCATCTCCTCGTGTTTTAGTTTATACAGCCTAAAGATGGCTCACCCAACAAGAAAAAGGCTTTTACCTTACAATTAAAAACGGACCTTAACAACTATGTTTAAACTTGTGACATGAAAATAGAAATTGATAAGTACCAATGTTCC
Coding sequences within it:
- the LOC105047059 gene encoding eukaryotic translation initiation factor 5-like, which gives rise to MALQNIGASNSDDAFYRYKMPKMITKIEGRGNGIKTNIVNMVDVAKALARPASYTTKYFGCELGAQSKFDEKAGTSLVNGAHDTVKLAGLLENFIKKYVQCYGCGNPETEIIITKNQMITLKCAACGFVSDVDMRDKLTTFILKNPPELKKGAKDKKKALRRAEKERLKEGEAADEEQKKLKKEAKKKGTTTSKDGASSKVAATKKKAGGGSDEDRSASPAGSQNGGDNTADDDDDDDVQWQADTSLEAAKQRIQEQLNAATAEMVMLSTNEPDQEKKPQKPKKEGLANGSAKAEEQPGAAQNGVKANSYETLLKEIKGNLNKGSTPSQLCTFLCSVTESPQEVITALFEALFDGAGKGFAKEVGKKKNYVAAAVKDEGSQVLLLRAIEAFCSKCGADAVKEVALVLKVLYDGDVLEEESIVQWYKEELAGGNNSQAVKNAKPFVEWLQNAESESEEE